In the genome of Mobula hypostoma chromosome X1 unlocalized genomic scaffold, sMobHyp1.1 SUPER_X1_unloc_2, whole genome shotgun sequence, the window ccattcagtgtccccattaacctccccgacacccggtgatttccaacgtccccattcagtgtcccccttaaactccccaacacccggtgatttccaacgtccccattcagtgtcccccttaacctccccaacacccggtgatttccaacgtccccattaagtgtcccccttaacctccccaacacccgctgacttccaacgtccccattcagtgtccgccttaacctccccaacacccggtgatttccaacgtccccattcagtgtcccccttaacctccccgacacccggtgatctccaacgtccccattcagtgtcccccttaaactccccaacacccggtgatttccaacgtccccattcactcTCCCCCTTAACCTCCCAAACACCTGGTGacttccaacgtccccattcactctcccccttaacctccccaacacctggtgatttccaacatccccattcagtgtcccccttaacctccccaacacctggtgatttccaacatccccattcagtgtcccccttaacctcccaaacacccggtgatttccaacgtccccattcagtgtcccccttaacctccccaacacccggtgatttccaacgtccccattcactctcccccttaacctccccaacacctggtgatttccaacgtccccattcactcTCCCCCTTAACCTCCCAAACAcgcggtgatttccaacgtccccattcagtgtcccccttaacctccccaacacccggtgatttccaacgtccccattcagtgtccccattaacctccccaacacccggtgatttccaacgtccccattcagtgtccccattaacctccccaacacccggtgatttccaacgtccccattaacctccccaacacccggtgatttccaacgtccccattcagtgtccccattaacctccccaacacccgctgacttccaacgtccccattcactcTCCCCCTTAAACTCCCCAACACCTGGTGacttccaacgtccccattcactcTCCCCCTTAACCTCCGCGACACCTGGTGATTTCCAACGtacccattcagtgtcccccttaacctccccaacacccggtgatttccaacattcgcattcagtgtcccccttaacctccccaacacccggtgatttccaacgtccccattcagtgtcccccttaacctccccgACACCcagtgatttccaacgtccccattcagtgtcccccttaacctccccaacacccgttgatttccaacgtccccattaacctccccaacacccgctgacttccaacgtccccattcactctcccccttaaactccccaacacccggtgatttccaatgTCCCCATTCATGGTCCAATCGTCTGGGGAATGGAGTGGGGTGGGATTCGAGATGTTCTGGGGAATAAAAGTTGGAGGGAGAAGATGGGGAGAGTGTCTCCTTGTGCTTACTTCGCATTCACCTTTTCTTGGAACAGCTTATCCCCCTGTTCTTTTTCATTGGATTGGGGATGGGATCTGCATCGCTGTATCTTCTCCGTCTGGCTGTGCGGAATCCGGAAGTCATGTAGGTATTGTTGGTgatgtgggggtggtggggagtgaTAATTTAGTGCTTGCGTTCTAACAAGATCTGCAGAGAAAGGTTCCACGGGAAGAGTGATGATGTGGAATACAATGCTCCCTCACTCCTGGCCACCCCTTGCACAGCGTCGCGCACCCTCCTGCCATCTCTATTCTGTGCATACTCCTGTGCCTGTCTGGAGCCTTtgaactcccccctcccccgccattGTACcgctgagtaaaaaaaacttgccactcacatctcctttgaactttcatcCTCTCAActgaaatacatgccctctgatattaaacATTTTTACCCTGGGTATAAAAGATTCTGGCTGTCCATCTGTGCCCCTCACACTcttataaacctcgatcagatctcccctcagtctccgctgttccagagaaaacaacccgagtttgtccaacctctccttatagctcacgctctctaatccaggcagcgtcctggttaacctcctctgcaccatctccaaagcccccacacccttcctgtgatcagaactgaatgcTATACTTCTGATGCAGCCTGACCAGAGTTTTGTGAGGCTGCAACACAATTTCCTGACTcaaactcagtgcctcgactaacaaaggcaagcatgctataCACTTTCTTCACTGCCCTGTCAACCTGTCCATAGCAGCTCTTTCAGGGAGCTCTGAATTTGGTCTCCCAGATCTCTTGGTCTTGTCGTATCTTGAGGAGGGGTGGAGTGGGGTGGTGGAAAATCATATGGCCTAAACTAACCTGCCTGTATCTCTGTCTCTCCTAGCTGGGACAGGAAGAATAACCCAGAACCCTGGAACAATCTCAGTCCCACCCACCAGTACAAGGTAAGATGGTAGCCCCTAACAACCCAGCTAACAGCTGGAGTCTACCGTCATTTAGCAGCCCCACAAGTCACTCGACCTGAAGTTCATTTGGACCAGAAGTCACACCGAGTGGATCCACATCCTCTCAGCTGAATATGTGGACACTCACCCAACTTCATCCCATGGCCCCCATGTCCTTCCCTGGCACAATCCAGCCCCATCCAGTCAAGACTCCAGACTCTGGAgctgccccagatcaatgaaggaataagatactggagcagaatcaggccatttggcctatcagggCTGTTCTGCCACTCAGCTGTAGCTGAATCTCTGAATGTAGAGCAATACTACTCAAGAATAGACCCTTCGGCCTATAATATTGTGCTAAATTAATTAAACTCGTAATTGACGTACTAAACTAattcctttctgcctacacaatgtccatattcctccattcccagaACATTTATGCACCAAGGAGCCTCTTAAACACCCCTATCGTAATTGCCTCCACCAGCACTCCTGGCAGCGCATTCTAGGCATCCACCACTTTGTAAATAAACTTATCACAcagatctcctttgaacttacaccCTCTCGTCTTAAACACATTTCCTctgtattaaacatttcaagcctggggagaaagatacCAGCTGCCTACTTTATCTAgatttctcataatcttataaatctctatcaggtctctcctcagcctccatcaCTCTAAAGAAGACAACTCAAGCTTGTCCAACCTGTacatcaggcagcatcccggtgaacctcttctgcaccctctccaaatccttcaCACGCGactagaactgaatgcaatacttcacatgcagcctaaccagagccttataaagctGCTATATAACTTCCCAACTGTTGAACTCACTGTTTTGACTAATAAATGCAAGcatactgtatgccttctttatTAACTTGTATAGTCACTtacagggagctgtggactttGACCCTAAGGTCCCCTGTATATTGATGCTTCCAAAACTCCTGTCATTATCTGTGTCCTGTCCCTCTACATTTGACGGTCCAAGtttcaacacctcacacttgcccagattaaactccatctgcttttCTTTGCCCAACTGGTCTATATCCTGCTGTGTCCATTGGCAACCTTCTACCCTGTCTAGAACACCACCCATCTTTGTAGCTGCAGCTTCACGATTCTTATCTTGACTGATGtaggcaagcatgtcatatgccttcttgaCCATGCTATCTACTTGTGTGGCCACATTCAGGGAGCCAAGGACTTGAAGCCCAGGATCCCTCTGTACATAATCGTTCTTGGACTCCTGTCAAGTGCTTGCCCGATTAAAGCTCCATCACTATGTCTCAGACCATGTTTCCAACTAGTTCAGAGGAAGCTTATGAGAATGACCtggggaataaaagggttaatatggggagcatttggctctgggcctgtacccgctggaatttaggagaatgagtggggatatcattgaaacctattgaattttgaaaggcatggacagactgGCTGTAGAGAATAATGTTttgatagtgggggagtctaggaccagagggcacagcctcagaatggaaggatgcccattcatttagaacagtgatgagaggAGGGATATTTTtagctcagagggtggtgaatctgtggaactcattgtcacagatgactgtggaggccaagtcattggatatacttaaagcggaggttgagaTGTTCTTgattaagggcatcaaaggttatgaggagaaggcaagagagtggggttgataaataaaatgaatcagccatggcctaattctgttcctatgttttatggtccacGTCTAGTTGAAATCTTCCTCAGCTGTCCAGATCGTTTGTGGAACATTACAAGCAAAACAGGTGGTATCTGGGGGGAAACCCTTTGAGCTGCTTGCCCCCCTCCCCTGTTTCACCTGACCTCGCTGATTCTTGTCTCCCCTCTCCTCAGTTCATGGCCGTTGAGACTGACTACAGCAAGCTAAAGAAGGAACGTCCAGACTTCTAGAGCCTCCCATGTCCAGCGAGGAAGAGAGAAGGGGTGGGTGCATCGAAGGAGCATTACACCTGAATCCCCTCAGCTACTGTAGACACTCCCACCCCTCACATAAAACCACATCGTAGTGCCTTGGCCTTGAACAGAGACACTGTGTTCTAGGGAATTTGTATCCAAGCTTTTATTGTACAACTAGAATAAAGTTTTCAGCAAACTCCTGAGTGTATTTtcagggaggggatggtgggggatggggagggagtgtTGTATTATGGGAGGGGCAATgtgaaaggaggggagggggcagtgagggggaaagaggcagagaggggtgaggggttagCACTGCGCTATGTCAGAGAATCAGCCCTCGAGTCATTTAATGCGGGGAAAAAgtaattttgattttatttctggACCTTTGTGTACAGAAacagggggagagtgagggggggctgatggggagggaggggggaagaagagggatgtggggaagaagaggaggaggtgggagagagagatagatgtggagggagagtggggtCATGGAGgttggagagggaagggaagggaatgagggagggaagTTGGGGAGTCAGTTATCCAAAAGGGATATTCAAAGATCAGCCGGTTATCACCCATCCCTCGGTTGTTGGCCTCCATCAGTGGGTTCTAATGGTTGGTCCCTCCTCCCTCTGTGACCCTCTCCCCTGGATCTCCACCCTTCATCAATGGTCCTTGAAGCCTGGCATGGGGAAGCTCCTGGCAAATTCCTCAACACGCCCCCGAAGATCGGCAAGTTTGGCTGTGGTGTCAGGATCTGCGAGGAGAGCCTCCTTgaactccttcaggttccctgCAGGGTTgtagaggtggggaggtgggggaaacAGAAAGAAGGAGAACGTGGTTAgaatacagaaacaggctattcgcCCACTGGATATGAGTGCGACCAACCTGAGCTTCCTGTCCCCAGCTGGTGTGTTGTGATGGCGATGTAGGTGATATCTCAACAGGACCCTAAGGATTCCAGACAAGGATGGTCCAGATCCCAGCATGGGATTTCAAGAAAAGCAGGCTCCTCatcccaccatgttgtgccaaactaaccTAATGTCACCTAACTAAACTGttctcttctgtctacacaatgtccataaccctccattctctgcacatacaCATGtctgtctaagagcctcttaaactcTTATCGTAGCAGCCTCCACCAGCaccccggcagcacattccaggcacccaccattctccgtGGAAAAGAAGACCTCCGTGAAAAAGGTGCCCCACACATCGCCAGACCAATGAactgacagtggacttcaggaaggggaagtcgagcaAACACACACCAAGTCTCATTGAGGGATTACAAGTGTGAGCAGTTTAAAGTTTGAAGTACtaccccaaaacaacaaatttcacagtatggtggtgataataaacctgattctgattcaaaacttacctcctctcaccttaaatgcatgcgcTCTGGTATAAATTTTGACtcatctgtctactctatctttgTCCCTCATAATATTCTAAACCTCTCTCAGGTCTCTCCTCAGTctttgctgctccagagaaaacaacacaaatttgtccagcctctccttatagctcatgccctgtaatccagacagcatcctggtaaatctcttctgtaccttctccaaagcccccacacccttcctgtaatgaggtgaccagatttGAATTTGATACTCTAAATGTGACCTAAACAGAGTTTtaaaaagttgcaacataacttcctaatccttgaactcaatgcctcaactactGACACAATCATACCATTGCCTCCTTTACTGATTTGTCAATCTTTACATCTACTTTCAAGaagctgtggacttggacccctgAATCTCTTTGTATATCAACACTGTTGAGACTCCTGCAGTTCTCATTACATTTGACCTCCAAAAGTGCAAACTCTCAAGAGAGACAAGGTTCCTTCTGTCTATCCTCGCTATTTCCAGAAtaaccagaatcaaaatcaagtttattatcactaacttcatgaaatttgtttggcagcagcagtacagtgcaatatataacatataactccctccacactgtcccatcacacactcccggggtcag includes:
- the LOC134341392 gene encoding NADH dehydrogenase [ubiquinone] 1 alpha subcomplex subunit 4-like 2; this encodes MFRLLVKQARRHRGLIPLFFFIGLGMGSASLYLLRLAVRNPEVIWDRKNNPEPWNNLSPTHQYKFMAVETDYSKLKKERPDF